Below is a window of Streptomyces sp. WMMB303 DNA.
ACGCTGACCGTGCTGCCCGACCAACCGTGCTCGGCCAGGCAGGTCACGGCGGACTCCAGCAGGCGTTGCCGGGTGGCGCGGCTGCGGTCCTGCTTGGGCGCCGCGCCCCGGGCGGTACGGTCCTGCCGGGCCGGCGCCGCACCCCGGGTCCGGCCCTGCTCAGCTCCGGTCCGGCCCTGCTCAGCCGGCGCCGTGCTCCCGTCGGCGCCCGCGATCCCGGCGGCGCCGCGCGCGCCGCCCGCGCCGCCGGTCGTCGTCCGTTCGCGCCCGGCCCGTGTGTTCACCGCACGGGCGCCTGCCGCACTGCCCATTCGGGCTCCCGTCGTTCGAGAAAGGCCGTCATGCCCTCGCGGGCCTCGTCGGACGCGAACAGCCGCGCCGACAGTTCAGCGAGCGTACCGGTGTCCCGGTCGAAGGCGGCCAGCACCTCCCTGGTGACCAGCCGCTTCGACTCCGCGAGGCCCTGCGGGGAGCCCTGCCGCAGCCCGTCCAGGACGGGCGCCAGCGCCTCGTCCGGGTCGTCGGCGGCCAGCGTGATCAGGCCGATCCGGGCGGCCTCGGCCGGGCCGAACCGTTCGCCGGTGAGGTAGTAGCGGGACATCGCGCGCGGGTCGGTGCGCGGCAGCACCGGCAGGGAGATCACCGCCGGGGCCACCCCGATCCGGGCCTCCGTGAAGGCGAACGTCGCCCCCGGACCGGCGACAGAGATGTCGCAGGCCGCCAGCAGCCCGGTGCCGCCCGCGCGGACGTGGCCGCTGACCCGGGCGACGACGGGCTTGGGGAAGGCCACCACGGTGCGCAGCAGGCGGGCCAGCTCCAGCGGCGCGTCCGTCGGGCCCTCGTGTGCGCGCGCCTCGCTCAGGTCGGCACCGGCGCAGAAGGTGTTCCCGGTGTGGGTGAGCAGCACGGCGCCGACGCCGGGGTCGGCCTCAGCGCGTTCCAGTTCCGCGTACAGCTCGGCCACCAGGCGGGTGGAGAGCGCGTTGCGGTTGTGCGGGGAGTCGAGGATGAGGGTGCGGACGCCGCCGGCGGTGGCGGTCCCCAGCGTCCTCTCGGGCGCGGCCATCAGTACGACCTCGGCAGGCCGAGGGTCTGGTGGGAGACGTAGTTGAGGATCATCTCCCTGCTGACCGGGGCGATCCGCGTCACCCGGGACGCGGCGATCATCGCGGCGAGCCCGTACTCGCGGGTGAGCCCGTTGCCGCCGAGGGTGTGCACGGCTTGGTCCACGGCCCGCACACACGCTTCTCCGGCGGCGTATTTGGCCATGTTCGCCGCCTCGCCCGCGCCGGTGTCGTCGCCCGCGTCGTAGAGCCGGGCCGCCTTCTGCATCATCAGCCGTGCGCACTCCACCTCGATGTGCGCCTGGGCCAGCGGGTGGGCGATGGCCTGGTGGGCGCCGATCGGCTCCTTCCACACCTGGCGGGTGCGGGCGTACTCCAGTGCCCGCTCGATCGACCAGCGCGCCATGCCCAGCGCGAAGGCGGCCGTCATGATGCGTTCGGGGTTGAGACCGGCGAAGAGCTGGAGCAGCCCCGCGTCCTCGTCGCCGACCAGGGCGTCGGCCGGGAGGCGCACATCGTCCAGCACCAGCTCGAACTGCTTCTCCGGCGCGTCGACCGCCATGTCGATCATGTTGTAGGTGAAGCCGGGGGTGTCGCGGGGGACGACGAACAGGCAGGGCTTGAGCTTCCCCGTCCTGGCGTCCTCGGTGCGGCCGACGATCAGGGTGGCGTCGGCGATGTCGACGCCGGAGATGAAGACCTTCCGGCCGGTCAGCAGCCAGTCGCCGGTGGCCGGGTCGCGGCGGGCCGTGGTCGTGATGCGGTGCGAGTTGGAGCCGGCGTCAGGCTCGGTGATGCCGAAGGCCATCTTCCGGGTGCCGTCGGCCAGTCCGGGCAGCCAGGTGCGCTGCTGCTCCTGGGCGCCGAAGCGGGCTATCACCGTGCCGCAGATCGCCGGGGAGACGACCAGCATCAGCAGCGGGCAGCCCGCGGCGCCGAGTTCCTCCAGCACGATGGACAGCTCCTGGATGCCGCTGCCGCCGCCTCCGTACTCCTCGGGGAGGTTGACCCCCAGATAGCCGAGCTTCGCGGCTTCCGCCCACAGCTCGTCGGTGTGCTTGCCGTCCGCGACGACCTGCGCGAAGTAGTCGCGGCCGTAGCGCTTGCCGAGTGCGGCGACCGAGGCGCGCAGTGCGGTGTGCTCCTCGGTTTCGATCAGGCCGGTCATGTGCGACTCCCTGAGGTTGCTGGCACGGTTGCGGTTCCGCCCCGGCCGGCGCGCGGGCCGCGGGCCGGAGCCCTGTCATGAGGTGGCGGCGGCTCGTGGACTGAGGCTCATGGGGTGGTGGCCCGTGGAATGCCGACTCATGGGGTGGCCGCGGCTGGTGGGGTGACGACAGCGAGCACGGCGCCCACCTCGACCTGCCGGCCGACGGCGACCCGCAGTTCGGTGACCGTCCCGTCGGCGGGGGCCACCACGCGGTGCTCCATCTTCATCGCCTCCAGCCACAGCAGCGGCTGGCCGGCGGCGACCTCGGCGCCCTCGGCGATCCCCTCGGCCACCCGGACGACGGTGCCGGGCAGTTGGGCGAGCAGCGAGCCGGGTGCGGTGTCGGCGGCGGGCTCGGCGAGCCGCGGCCGGGCGGTGAAGGCGTGGCGTCCGGCGAAGACGCGGTCACCGTGCACCGCGACGTCGAACCCGCGCCGCACCCCGTCCGCCTCCAGGACGACGTGGTCGGCGCGGACGGAGACGGCCCGCACCCCGGGGTGGGCCGCGGGCTCCGGTGCGACGCCGCCGCGGCCCCACACGTACCGCACCTCGTGCTCGGTGCCGTCGCCGTCGAGGTAGCGGCGGCTCGCCGGGGCGGAGGGCAGGTTGCGCCAGCCGCCGACCCGGGCGGCGAGCCGCGGCCTGCCGGGCGCGTCCCGGACGGCCTCGGCCAGCGCGGCGGCCAGCACCGCGTGTCCGGCGCCGCCTGGCGTGTCCGCGAGTTCGGGCGCGGTGAGTCCGGCGAGGTGGCGGTCGTAGAAGCCGGTGTCGAGGCGGCCGGCGGCGGGGTCGGCGAAGTCGGGGTGGCGCAGCGACCGCACCAGCAGGTCCCGGTTGGTGACCGGGCCGTGCACGGTCGCCTGCTCCAGGGCGCGGGCGAGTTTCCGTACGGCGGCCTCGCGGGTCGGCGCCCAGGCGACGACCTTGGCGAGCATCGGGTCGTAGTGGACGCCGATCAGGCTACCGTCCTCGACGCCGGAGTCGACACGCAGCTGTCCGGCGCCGCTGCCCGGTATCGCCAGCCGCCACAGTCTGCCGGTCTGCGGCTGCCAGTCGCGGGCCGGGTCCTCCGCGTACAGCCGGGCCTCGACCGCGTGGCCGTGCGCGGCGGGCGGGCCCTCGGTGGGGAGGGCCGCGCCCTCGGCGATCCGGATCTGCTGGGCGACCAGATCGAGGCCGAAGACGGCCTCGGTCACCGGGTGCTCGACCTGGAGGCGGGTGTTCATCTCCAGGAAGGAGGGCTCGCCGCGGTCGGAGACGAGGAACTCGACGGTGCCCGCGCCCGTGTAGTCGACGGTGCGGGCGACGGCGACGGCCGCCTCCTCCAGGGTGGTGCGCAGCGCGTCGTCCAGTCCGGGCGCGGGCGCCTCCTCGACGACCTTCTGGTGGCGCCGCTGGAGCGAGCAGTCCCGGGTGCCCAGCGCCCAGACGGTGCCGTGGCCGTCGGCGAGGACCTGCACCTCGACGTGCCGGCCGCGCTCCAGGTAGGGCTCGACGAAGACGTCGCCGTCCCCGAACGCGGCGGCCGCCTCGGCGCGGGCGGCGGCGAGTTCGTCCTCCAGTGCGGCGCGGTCGCGCACCACGCGCATGCCGCGGCCGCCGCCGCCCGCCGCGGCCTTGACCAGCACCGGCAGGTCGGCCTCCCGCACCCGGTCCGGCTCCAGCGACGGCGGCAGCGGCACCCCGGTGCCGGCCAGCAGTTTCTTGGCGGCGGTCTTGGAGGCCATGGCCTCGATCGCGGCGGGCGGCGGCCCGATCCACACCAGTCCGGCGTCCTGGACGGCGCGGGCGAAGCCGGCGTTCTCGGAGAGGAAGCCGTAGCCGGGATGGACGGCGTCGGCGCCCGCGGCGAGGGCGGCCCGCACCACGAGGTCGCCGCGCAGATAGGTGTCGCCGGGGGCGCTGCCGGGCAGCGGCACGGCGGCGTCGGCCTCGCGGACGTGCGGGGCCTCGGCGTCCGCGTCGGAGTGCACGGCGACGGTGGCGATGCCCAGTTCGCGGCAGGTGCGGAAGACGCGCCGGGCGATCTCGCCGCGGTTGGCGACGAGGACGGACTGGATCATTCGCTGCTCCCTCTGCGACGGTGCGCGGCTCACATCCGGAAGATGCCGAAGCCGCCGCGGGCCCCGGCCACCGGCGCGGTGTGGA
It encodes the following:
- a CDS encoding enoyl-CoA hydratase family protein, with product MAAPERTLGTATAGGVRTLILDSPHNRNALSTRLVAELYAELERAEADPGVGAVLLTHTGNTFCAGADLSEARAHEGPTDAPLELARLLRTVVAFPKPVVARVSGHVRAGGTGLLAACDISVAGPGATFAFTEARIGVAPAVISLPVLPRTDPRAMSRYYLTGERFGPAEAARIGLITLAADDPDEALAPVLDGLRQGSPQGLAESKRLVTREVLAAFDRDTGTLAELSARLFASDEAREGMTAFLERREPEWAVRQAPVR
- a CDS encoding acyl-CoA dehydrogenase family protein, translated to MTGLIETEEHTALRASVAALGKRYGRDYFAQVVADGKHTDELWAEAAKLGYLGVNLPEEYGGGGSGIQELSIVLEELGAAGCPLLMLVVSPAICGTVIARFGAQEQQRTWLPGLADGTRKMAFGITEPDAGSNSHRITTTARRDPATGDWLLTGRKVFISGVDIADATLIVGRTEDARTGKLKPCLFVVPRDTPGFTYNMIDMAVDAPEKQFELVLDDVRLPADALVGDEDAGLLQLFAGLNPERIMTAAFALGMARWSIERALEYARTRQVWKEPIGAHQAIAHPLAQAHIEVECARLMMQKAARLYDAGDDTGAGEAANMAKYAAGEACVRAVDQAVHTLGGNGLTREYGLAAMIAASRVTRIAPVSREMILNYVSHQTLGLPRSY
- a CDS encoding biotin carboxylase N-terminal domain-containing protein, which codes for MIQSVLVANRGEIARRVFRTCRELGIATVAVHSDADAEAPHVREADAAVPLPGSAPGDTYLRGDLVVRAALAAGADAVHPGYGFLSENAGFARAVQDAGLVWIGPPPAAIEAMASKTAAKKLLAGTGVPLPPSLEPDRVREADLPVLVKAAAGGGGRGMRVVRDRAALEDELAAARAEAAAAFGDGDVFVEPYLERGRHVEVQVLADGHGTVWALGTRDCSLQRRHQKVVEEAPAPGLDDALRTTLEEAAVAVARTVDYTGAGTVEFLVSDRGEPSFLEMNTRLQVEHPVTEAVFGLDLVAQQIRIAEGAALPTEGPPAAHGHAVEARLYAEDPARDWQPQTGRLWRLAIPGSGAGQLRVDSGVEDGSLIGVHYDPMLAKVVAWAPTREAAVRKLARALEQATVHGPVTNRDLLVRSLRHPDFADPAAGRLDTGFYDRHLAGLTAPELADTPGGAGHAVLAAALAEAVRDAPGRPRLAARVGGWRNLPSAPASRRYLDGDGTEHEVRYVWGRGGVAPEPAAHPGVRAVSVRADHVVLEADGVRRGFDVAVHGDRVFAGRHAFTARPRLAEPAADTAPGSLLAQLPGTVVRVAEGIAEGAEVAAGQPLLWLEAMKMEHRVVAPADGTVTELRVAVGRQVEVGAVLAVVTPPAAATP